The Ziziphus jujuba cultivar Dongzao chromosome 12, ASM3175591v1 sequence ttttttttggggttatctAAGTGGCTTTTAATGGGATAAATTTAATTGATGGTGTTTGGAAAAACATGTCAAATGTCACTTTCATGGTGTTGatggagaaattttttttttcttcccttctaACCTTTTGGACATAGATTTactaagagtttttttttttttttttttttttttgttttttgggttatttattCTATGTTTAACAAAAATGTAAAGTATAAAATTCTATTCGGAGAATAGAGACATCCTTACTCTCTTCTTCGTTTAGTACTTTTTAGTTTGTAAAACCAGGCCAGATGTTCTATGATGCTTTGGTCGGCCAAAAGATTTTCCACTATGCTATGTTTTGGCCAGTTTTGCACTTCGATGGCGCAATTAATAAAGAGGGgtgatttttaatttgttaaaaaaaaaaaaaaaaagaactaatatattatatcattgtTTTCAACAGATAGAAGAGCAACTTTTTTACTGATTCTGTTCTTCCTATTTGCGAGGAGGTCATGAACTGCAGAAATTGAAGTATAGAAATATCTAACTTGCTTGAAATGGTGCACGTTAAGTCCTCTAATACAGTTATTCCAAGTGAGCCTACCCCGAATGAAAAATACTTGTTGTCTGACTTTGATCAAATTAGGCTCTGGAATCATGTATCACTCTTATATTTCTACAAGCCCCAAAACAGCAACAGTAGGGGCTGTAGAGTAGTATCTGTAATTGAGATGATGAGAAATTCTCTGAGCCAAGCTTTGGTTCCTTATTATCCTTTAGCTGGCAGACTACATTGGAGTGAAGGGGTTCGACTAGAGCTTCATTGCAAAGCCAAGGGAGTGCTACTTCTGGAAGCAGATACTGAAGCAACATTGGAGGACCTTGCTGATTTTGCTCCAACTCAAGCTCTTAAGGAGCTTACCCCTTTGGTTGATTACGGTTCTATTGAGGAAATGCCTTTGCTGCTAGTACAACTAACAAGTTTCAGGTGTGGAGGTCTCTGTGTTGGAGTAGCTATATGCCGTGCTATTCTTGATGGAACAGCTACATTTGGTTTCATGAAATCATGGGCCAAGTTGGCTCGAGGAGAGAAATTAGATGTATTGCCATTCCTTGACAGATTTGTGTTGAAATCTAGTGAAAAGCCTACAACACCACGCTTCGATCACGATGAGTTCAAGAAATTGCCAATTTCTACAGGTTTCTTTAAATCCAAAGCAGAGCATCACAATGAAAGCATTGCTGTCATGCTGAAAGTCACAAAAGAGCAGATAAATAAACTAAAGAAGATGGCAAATGAGATATATCATGATCAAAACATGGTGAAGCAGAGACCCTTTAGTAGATTTGAGGTCTTGTCTGCCCATATTTGGAGGTGTGCTTGCAAGGCTCGCTACAATGGAGACAATCACCAACCAACAAGAGTATGCATCATCGTTGACTGCCGTAAAAGGATGAATCCACCTTTACCAGCAGGGTACCTTGGAAATGCAAGATTGCCTACAGTGACACCACCATACGTCTTTGATGATCTCATATCCAAGCCATTGTGTTATGCTGCTTGGAAAATAAGGGAAGCCGTTAACAAGATGACAGATGAGTACATAAGGTCAGCTCTTGGTTTCATAGCAAGTAACACAAATATGGATGTGCTAAGAACATCCTACCTAAAACCAGTGTCAGTTGAAGGATCTGATGATTTAGGGAATCCTAACCTTAATATTGTTAGTTGGATGAATATGCCAATTCATGATACTGATTTTGGGTGGGGAAAGCCTACATATATGGGTCCAGGTTCCATAAATTTTGAAGGTAAGGCTTTCATCATGTCGAGCAGTGATGGTGATGGATCTATCAGCATACCGTTTTGCTTGAAAGCAGCACATATGGATTCATTCATGAAGTTCTTTTACGAGGATATACGAGAAGTACCCTTTCCTTAttccaaaatttgataaagCCATGAGTTTCAATGCTGTTAAAGTTGTATTAGTGGCTATAAAAGTAAGAAATTGTAGAACTGTGACATTATGTGACtttatgatttaatttaaatagaAGTGGGATAGAAATCTCTCTTCTAAGATGTTTTCTTTTGTCCCTACAAATTGTGTGGTTATCCTAGGAACATTTACAAAGTTTTCTAAACCTGGCTTTTCAAGTGAAGTCGGTGAGCAAGACAGAGACACGAAATCGGGACAATCTTTTAAGGCTTGTGGTATTATGTTGAAATCAAATTAAATGCGCTAGCAGCTAAAAGCATCAAAATATGAAATGTTCATAAAATCAGTGACTATAGGATTTCCCAAACTACGCAATGTCTGTCATAAAGCTCCTCAAAAGGACTAGATATGTAGAGAGATTTTGTATGAAGTATTTGGGTTTTGGTAAGAGTCAATGAAGACTGTTTTGGACTAGCAAAGAAAGTTGTCACAATAAACCAAACAACATGCGGATTTGGCTTCAGGAACGAGGAACTTACAGCTGTTTATGATAAAATAAGTGCTGTACATTTCTAAAATATTCAAGAtagttaataattaaattttaaaattaactagaAGCAAGTATGCCTTGgaactaataaaagaaaaatctagaatcacttttattaatttaaacatgTGGCTGTGATTAAACTAAGTAAGGAAGTTTCTAGAGCATGGAAAACTAACCACATGCTAAAGTCGATGCCAATTGATATTTTGTGTAAACCGACTTTACCAAGCGATATATACTGTGTATATCCTAGATATGATATTGAAGTACCAAACCAATCAACTATTCACCGGCTACTTATGGTGAGCTCTTTAAGCTCTTCCTTTTACAAGCTTGTTTACCCATTTTCTCATGCACGTAGATATGCTTATTCTGCAGCTGCTTATAGTGAGCTCCTTAAGCTATTCCTTTTAGAAGCCTGTTTACCCATCTCCTCATGCACATATATATGCTTATTCTAAATTCTATCTTACCTAATATTCAATACCAATTGTTTCCCACTAAGTTTCCTTCCAATTGGATCCACTGACACGTACATATATCCTATGTTGTCGAATTAAGCAAAACTAttaattgaattatttaaagGCTATCGATGGTATTAAGAGTTATATTCGTTTATTAATTAGAGCatagttatttttatatattatatattatacctTTCCTCAACTATGTTCCAATCTTTCAAAgggaaaattataattttgatcgGCTAAAGTGACCATTTACTTCAAGTCTTAAAAGTTGTAGCTTTGAAGAGAATCTTTTCTCAAGTATTGTTCACTTTCGTTTATTAATTAGAGCatagttatttttatatattatatgttatacCTTTCCTCAACTATGTTCCAATCTTTCAAAgggaaaattataattttgatcgGCTAAAGTGACCATTTACTTCAAGTCTTAAAAGTTGTAGTTTTGAAGAGAATCTTTTCTCAAGTATTGTTCACTCTGCAACAAGCCATGGTAGATAATGCTTGAgaaattttgttgttgattatcgttgaattttatttgtgagtAGTATTTAATATGGTAATGTCAACAGAAATAGTAGAAGCCATGGTAGATTATGCTTGAgaaattttgttgttgattttctttgagTTTCATTATTTGAGtagcatttaatataataatgtcAGTAGAAATAACATATCCAGCATTGATAGTATACCataatttttaagatttgaaataaatgatcATTCTAATTGATGAAAAGTTATAGTTTTTTGGCATgcattacaaaaaatatatttttttattaacaaattcatattatcgataaaaatataaaattcattgaTAAATGATTTATTGCTGAAATTAAAATCGTTGGtaaacttttcaaatttttaatttttcccgacaaatatttttgttgataaaaatataattcgttcattaaaatttatttctatcAAGTATAAAATTATCCGTAAAAGATTTTGGCAACATAATAAAGCAtcagaaaatacatttttaatattgatgaaaatttaattagcgATGGAAATATTTTGTCGGCAGTAAATAATTTGCTGTCAAAAGTTAAAATGACGGCAAAGGTTCGTCTTTCAGTGGCCAAATGAGTTGGGCTTTTTCCAGCAAATCAAAGGTTTGCCATAGTTTTCTACCACTAAATGAGTTGGGCCGGCAatagtaatttttccagcaaataaaagGCCAGACAGAAAATATTTAACTTTTGCCATAGTTTTCTACCACtaagtaaatattttcatagtaaatgtttttcttttagcGATGAGATGTTTTGACGGTAATGTTATTTACCGGTTAATCActataaaagttttattaacATCATCGATGAGGATTCATCTTCATCAAGTTCTGTGCAGATCATTTACCAATCTCCAAACAGGCCTATTGGCTCAATAGAACATACACTTATAAGAAACACAGATCCAATTTACTGGAGACACCAGGGCGTTATCTATCCAAGAGCCCTTATCATTCCAGATAGTCTACCTACCTTCCATAGGTTTAGGAACCTATAGTATTTCCAAAGGAAGCATCCCAGATGATGCAACCAATGTCGATCAATACCCTGGTTTCACTTGGGTACAATTAACACCTTTAAGCCTTCAAGGTGATCACAATATTTATGGCACTCAACAGCTTAACTGCATGCGTGCTGGACACCTAAACCTACAGCCGCAGTTAGGAAGATCAAATGAGAACGCAAAAACCTTCCTAAACTTAGGTTACCTTCTGATGAAGACGATTTGGCCGTTTTCACAGACGCCTCAGAGTTATATTGTGGGAATTTCTGTCTGTATATTCCCTATTTTAAGCGGGACCATAACTTCTTCAGTCTCCATGTGCTTGATTCCATTGTAATCTCCATAAACATATGGTTCTGCAAGCTTGATGCTGGGCCTGTCtgctattattatttcattatgaaTATGATTGTATTCGGCTCCAATGTCGATCAATGTTTCTTCTTCATACCACTTGTATCCTTCATGAGTGGTTTCTCCTGAAGAGTAGAAGATTCTGATCTTGTAGTTGCCGTCTTGGTGGACTTCCCGAATTGGAATTTCTTCTCTGGGGTTTTAATTCCAATTCTGACTCCTAAAGGATGATGTACCAATAGAAGATGTCCTTTGAATGCTTCTAGATGGTAGTCTTTGAAGCTATCATCCTCCGTGGATTTGTATGGTATCGCCATGTATCTGGATCTGCTTTTGAGATTCTTCTTCATCTGCTCCCAGATACCTATTGCCGAAATCCATTGTAAATGGCATTCCACTTGCTGGTAATTCTTGTTGTGGTAGAATCACCTTTGTGACTGGCTCGAATAGCTTATCCAACTCGATTGTAGGTTTGTCGAGGAAGATGTCGCTATTGGCTGAATTTCCCAATAGATAGGAAAATGCATATGTTACTGCATATGGTATGTTTCTTCTGTGCCAGAAGATATCTTGGTTCTGAAACTGGATGTGTAGATTGATCCAAGACAGACCGACGTCTTTAAGTGACATTGGGAATTTTGGGTGAATCACAAACTGCACTTGCCTGTGATAAAGGTTTCCCAAAACTGTTCCCATGAGAGCATCTTCAAGAGTTGACATTCTGTTGTCGAGGCATGCTATCGCAATCGGAGAGTGCATCTTCTCCTGGAAGATGGCTCGGACTTGTACCTTTATTGCTCCAATAAAGATAAACTTCAGACTTTTCCTTTTGTCTGCTGGTGCCTTTCTCATAGCTTCTTGTATGACTTTAGGCTTCACAATTTCAATTGGAAGATTCATCTTGATTGATTCAAGATCATACTCCTTTTCTTCCGTGTAAGCTCCATAAAGAACTTTAGATTTTCTCATTGGTAGATTTCTGAGAACTTGTTCTGACCAATGAATGTCTAGGCCTTCTCCGTCTTTTACATTGAGTTTAGCCTTGCTAATCCTTTTGGATTCTTCTGGGGTTAGGGCAATCTGTGCATTGTACCCTATTACGTCATCTTCCTCCCGATTATGGAAGAGTCTGGTTAGAGATGATTCATTGCTCGTGGAAGTTGAATCCATCTCCTTCTTCTGAATATTCTTCCTCGAAATAGCTTTTGCTgtcatcatcttc is a genomic window containing:
- the LOC107429144 gene encoding hydroxycinnamoyl-CoA:piscidic acid hydroxycinnamoyltransferase — translated: MVHVKSSNTVIPSEPTPNEKYLLSDFDQIRLWNHVSLLYFYKPQNSNSRGCRVVSVIEMMRNSLSQALVPYYPLAGRLHWSEGVRLELHCKAKGVLLLEADTEATLEDLADFAPTQALKELTPLVDYGSIEEMPLLLVQLTSFRCGGLCVGVAICRAILDGTATFGFMKSWAKLARGEKLDVLPFLDRFVLKSSEKPTTPRFDHDEFKKLPISTGFFKSKAEHHNESIAVMLKVTKEQINKLKKMANEIYHDQNMVKQRPFSRFEVLSAHIWRCACKARYNGDNHQPTRVCIIVDCRKRMNPPLPAGYLGNARLPTVTPPYVFDDLISKPLCYAAWKIREAVNKMTDEYIRSALGFIASNTNMDVLRTSYLKPVSVEGSDDLGNPNLNIVSWMNMPIHDTDFGWGKPTYMGPGSINFEGKAFIMSSSDGDGSISIPFCLKAAHMDSFMKFFYEDIREVPFPYSKI
- the LOC107429145 gene encoding uncharacterized protein LOC107429145 codes for the protein MIEISVKKMKSMNLKSTLWKKMMTAKAISRKNIQKKEMDSTSTSNESSLTRLFHNREEDDVIGYNAQIALTPEESKRISKAKLNVKDGEGLDIHWSEQVLRNLPMRKSKVLYGAYTEEKEYDLESIKMNLPIEIVKPKVIQEAMRKAPADKRKSLKFIFIGAIKVQVRAIFQEKMHSPIAIACLDNRMSTLEDALMGTVLGNLYHRQVQFVIHPKFPMSLKDVGLSWINLHIQFQNQDIFWHRRNIPYAVTYAFSYLLGNSANSDIFLDKPTIELDKLFEPVTKVILPQQELPASGMPFTMDFGNRYLGADEEESQKQIQIHGDTIQIHGG